Within the Acidimicrobiales bacterium genome, the region GACAGGCCCGCTCAGCCAGCCACGGGATGCCGGTGATCCGAGCGACCGGGACGTCATCGGATCACCTCGGATCCGATCACTCGACAGAGTTGACAGCATCGACGATGGCACGCAGGAAGTCCACGATGCGCGGACCCCAACGCGAGGCCACGTCATCGTCGAGCTCGACTATGCGGCCTGTGGACACGGCCGTAAGGGTCTCCCAGCCGGGGCGCTCGGCGATCGCCGCCGCCGTCTGGGCGCAGCACTTCGTGTCGGCCAGGAAGATGATGTCCGGATCGGCATCCAGGAGGTACTCGGCCGAGAGCTGCGGATAGCCCCAGGAGGACCCGTCGGCATCGGCCGGGTCGGCGGCGTTGACGAGGCCGGCCATGGCGTAGACCTCGCCGATGAACGTCGCCGACGTGACGGTGTAGAGGGTGTCGTCCAACTCGTGGTAGTAGCTGAGGGGCTCGTCGCGTTCGGTCACCGAGGCTGCCAGGTCGGACATCTCGGCCTGCATTGCGTCCACTAGCGCAGCAGCTTCCGCAGCGTGAGCGGTGATCTCCCCGAGGGCCAGGATCTGGATGTAGGTGTCAGCAATCGTCATCGAGGCTCCCTGGAGCAGGGAGGCGACCCCGGCGGCCTCGAGGCCGGCGACCACATCGCCCGGATCGTAGGAGAGGACCACCAGGTCCGGCCGGAAGCCCAGGATGGCCTCTACGTTGGGCTCGAAGCCGCTCAGGTCCGTTACCGGGGCCTCGACGGGGAAGGTGGAGAGGGAGTCGACCGCCACCACCTTGTCGTCGGCGCCGATGGCGAAGAGCATCTCGGTCGCCACCGTCGAGATCGAGACGATGCGTGCCGGACCGGCGGGCTCGGCTGCGGCCGGGGCACCTGACATGGCGGTGGAGGTCTCCGTGCCGCCACAGGCGGCGAGGGTGAGGACGGCGAGCAGCGATGCCAGGATCTTGCGAAGCATCGGAACGGGTTCCTCC harbors:
- a CDS encoding ABC transporter substrate-binding protein gives rise to the protein MLRKILASLLAVLTLAACGGTETSTAMSGAPAAAEPAGPARIVSISTVATEMLFAIGADDKVVAVDSLSTFPVEAPVTDLSGFEPNVEAILGFRPDLVVLSYDPGDVVAGLEAAGVASLLQGASMTIADTYIQILALGEITAHAAEAAALVDAMQAEMSDLAASVTERDEPLSYYHELDDTLYTVTSATFIGEVYAMAGLVNAADPADADGSSWGYPQLSAEYLLDADPDIIFLADTKCCAQTAAAIAERPGWETLTAVSTGRIVELDDDVASRWGPRIVDFLRAIVDAVNSVE